The Leptospira brenneri genomic sequence AGCCCAAGGAATGTGTATCGTATGCGGAAAAAAAGTCACAAAGAAAAATCCATCTACAGACCAACTCTATAGATTGTGCGAAGAACACCGCAATAAGATCGATAAAGGTTCTAAATAACCAATTTATCCGAGAGAGTTTCCCGCCTTTCTTTGCGGGAGCTCACTCCAAACTTTTTCCCTCTCTTCCTCGGTCATTACCGACCATCTCCCAATCTCTTCAATCGTGCGAAAACAGCCCGCACAGAGTCCTGAATCTGGGTCCATCATACAGACTTTGGTACAAGGCGATTTTAGTGACATAGGCCTGAAAATAGTAAATTTTTATAAATTTTCCTAAGCTAGTTTGGGAATCCGTCGATCCTTCCCATAAGGGAAAAGGAATTCGCATGTTGGATTGGGTAGAATCACTTAGAAGTTTATTTACTAATGAAATAGACTGTTACAAGCGCCTTCTGGAATTGGAAGGCAAAAAAAGAGCTGCGATCCATTCTGCGGACGGAAAATCCCTAGAGTCTTTCGTGAAAGAAAGTTATCATATTATGGTGGAAGCCTCCGAATTGGAACGAATTCGTATGAAGGCGATTGAAGATGTCTACGAAAAAGAAAAATTCACGAAAGACGAATCTTCCATTACGCTCACTAGTTTTTTAAACCAAATGGACCGTGAGTCTAATTTTAAATTAAAAACTTTTGCTTTAGAATTAAAGAAGGTAGTGGCGGATTTAAAAGATGCCATCATCACAAACGACAAACTCTTAAAAACAAGAAAAGAGTTTTTGCAAGCAACTGTTGACTCTTTGCAAGAGTTATCCAAAGAAAAAGTTTATACCTCACACAAACAACCGACAAGGCGTGGGCAGGGCCAAAAAGGCGCGATCATTTTGAACGCGACTGCCTAGGAGAATCGTATGGGATCAACATTCCAAGGAATTGAAATCGGAAAACGAGGACTTTCGGTCCACCAACAAGCGATCCAAACCACAGGTCATAACATATCCAATGCGGATAACAAACATTATGCTCGCCAACGAGTAGTAATGAACAGTATGGATCCCCTTTATGAGCCTGCATTCAATCGGGCAGAAGTTCCCGGCCAAATTGGACAAGGGGTGAAAATTTCCGAAATCGAAAGAGTTCGAGATAATTTTATTGATGATCGAATCATTGATTCTTCTTCTCTTAAGGAATATTGGGGGAAAAAGAACGACTACTTATACCAAGTAGAAACTGTTTTTAACGAACCTACTGGAACCACACTTCGATCGATGATGGATCAGTTTTGGTCTTCTTGGGAAGATCTTTCGAACTATCCAGAAGAAACAGCCCATAGAGCCGTGGTCCAAGAAAAAGCAGAAGCTCTTGGATCGAGAATGGAAGATGTTTATCGTAAACTTTCCCTTCTTCGGGACCAGTCCAATCGTGAAATTGAATCGAAAGTAAACCATTTAAATACGGTTGCAGAGAATATCAAATCTCTAAATGAAAAGATTACAAAATCACAAGCATTAGGTGATAATCCAAACGACCTTCTCGACAGAAGAGACGAACTTTTGCAAGAACTTGCGGGAATGGCAGACATTACCATTGGGCGCAGCGATGAAGATGAACTGATGGTTTTTATTGGCCAACAAATTCTTGTCCAAGGACAAAAAGTTCATAAGATCGACCTTGTAGGAAATCCGAATAATGATGGACTTCTTGATCTCAAATGGTCACAGACGGGAGATACAGTTTTACTTCGTAAAGGAAGCATTCAGGCTCTCTATGAAATTCGAGATAAGATCCTCGTAGAGAAAATCAATGCTGTTGATGCCCTTGCGATCAATGCGATGGATGTCATCAACGAAATCCACAAAGATGGATTTGGTCTCAATGGAAAAACCAATCTTAATTTTTTTGAAAGTAGAGTCCTGGCCACAAATACCTTCGGTGAAATTGATACGGATGGAGATGGACTAAACGATAAAACGGCTGTCTTCCGTGTGACAGGTCGCACCTCCATTGATGCCGATCGTCCGATTGGAATTTCAGGAACGATGCGTTTTCTAAAAGCAAGTCCTGGTGGGGAAACAGAAATCCTGGTTCCTTATTCCAAAGATGATACTTTGAATGCAGTCATCAAACGAATCAATCGTTCAGAAACCGGTGTTGTGGCTTACATGTCGCATGACAATCAGTTGGCGCTGAAAGCAACGACAAACCCGTTAGATAAAAAAGAAAACTTTATGATTCGTCACTTAGAAGATTCTGGGGAACTTCTTGTGGGTCTTACGGGGATTCTAACGGCAACAGGAGTGGCGGGATCTTTTGATTATCGAAAAATAGGTGAGATCAATAAATTCCAAGCCAATGCCCAGGACATCACTCTCACTCCTATGTATCATCCTTCTTCTTTCTTTAAAATGTCAGAAGATGTCAGAAACAATCCGGCAAATATTGCAGCGGCTCGTGGAAAGGATGTGAATGGATCAGGGGATTACAATTCACCTAACGGTCAAAAAGACGGATCCAATGCGCTTCTGATTGCCGCGGCCCTCCGAGAAAAGCCGGTGATGTTTGATTATTCCAAAACAACGGATGATTTTTACAACTCACTGATTTCCAGACTCGGAACGGAAGCAAGAGAAGCAAAACAAGAGTATACAACTCAAAATGAACTCATGGTGGAACTTGAGAACATGCGTCAGTCTGTAATGGGTGTGAACTTGGATGAGGAGATGGCCAATATGGTTCAGTTCCAACAGTCCTATAACGCATCCGCACGAATGATCTCAACTCTCAACGAAATGTTAGATACCATCATCAATAGGTTAGGTGCATAATCATGATCAGAATCACTAACATGATGCAAAACAATTCCTTGGTGCGGAATTTAAACCGCCACCAAGTGGCTATGGACGAAACCCAAACACAACTAGGAACAGGATTAAAAATCCGTAAACCTTCTGATGATCCAGGTGCGGCCACAAACCAAATGTACTTTCGTTCTCGTCTGAATGAACTTTCTCAATACGAAGAAAACATTGGCGATGGATACCAAAGGTTACAACAGATTGATGGTGTCCTAGACAAAATGGGAGAAATTTTCCAAAGGGCTCGTGTTCTCACCGTTCAAGCCGGAAACGGAATTTACCAAGGGGACAAGGGTTTTGAATTGGAAGTGGCTATCGGTAAAGAGATAGACCAACATTTACGCGCGATTGTGGATCTTGCCAATGCTCGGGATGCGACCGGACAACCTTTGTTTGGTGGCCATGTGATTGAACGTCCTCCTTTCGAACCAATTGAATCAAAAATTAAGGGTCTCCAAGGCCTTGAACTCAAAAACCAATATGTAGGTGTTGAGTATCGGGGTGATATTGGAGAACAACTTCGTGAAATTGAAAAGGGAGAATACATCCCAATCACCATTCCTGGGAATAAAGTGTTTTGGGGAACAAACGTCAGTGTCACTTCTAAAGTAGATAACTCAGCTTACCAAGCCACTTCCGACCAAAAGTTTAAAATTGATGGAGTGGAGATCCATATCTCTGTCGGTGATACCATTGATGATGTGATTGATAAAATCAACAATGCACCTCTCGAAGTCAAAGCAAGTAAACTTGCCCAAGATAACATTTCGATTTCTTCTACAGCACCTCACCAAATTTGGTTGGAGGATGTGGATGGGGGAACAGTGCTCCGTGACATCGGACTCATCGAACCAAGTGCCAGTGAACCACCAAATAACTATTCGAAATCAGCAACAGTGACTGGACTTTCTGTATTTGATGTTCTCATCCAACTCAGAAATGACCTCATCCAAAAAGACCAAGAACGCATTGGTGGAAGGGATTTAGGTGATTTAGATTTGGCTTTGGAAAATATCCTTCGCCACAGATCAACCATTGGTGCTCGTATGAATCGTTTGGAACAACATGAAGATCGTGTTTCTTATGATAAAATGTATATGACCGAACTTCTTGCTAAAAATGAAGGAATCGATTTTCCAGAAACCATCATGAACATGAAGTGGTTGGAAACAATTCATAGTTATGCGCTGAACGTCGGTTCTAAAATTATTAAACCAACTCTTATGGATTTCCTTCGGTAAGGGAAACTAAATGACGGTCATATTAGAAAGAAAAGAAAGTATAGGAACTAGAATGTCGGTAACGATTCACACAAAACCTTTCGGAACCATCCAAGTGGACTCCAAACAAATCCTAAAATTCCCGCAAGGGTTACTTGGATTTGAAGAATTTGATGAGTATGCACTGATTGAAGAAAGTGCAGAAAGTCCTTTCAAATGGTTACAATCCACAAAAGAATCGGGACTGGCATTTATTGTCATCCAACCGGAACTGTTTATGAACGATTATAAACCAGCGGTTTCTGATGAAGAACTACACGATATCGGGCTTAACGGTTGGAAGGAAGGGTTAATCTTTCTGATTGTTACCATTCCTCATGACAATCCTAAGGGGATGACTGCAAACTTACAAGGTCCTATCATATTAAATGCGAAAGATGGTAAGGGAAAACAATGTATTTCGCGTGATGAAAATCATCCCATTCGTAAAAATATCATCGAATCTATGGAAGAGATGTCTTCCGAAAAGGTTTAATCCGTGTTAGTTTTAGCAAGGAGGAGTAACCAATCCATTATGATCGGTGACGATATTGAAATTGTCATTGTAGATATTAAAGGAGACCAAGTAAAGATTGGTGTCAAAGCTCCTAAAAATGTTTCTGTCCACCGGGCGGAAGTGTACAAAGAAATTCAGGAAGAAAACAAAAAAGCAGCCGGTACCAATATCAAACCAGAAGATTTGGGTAAACTCGGAGATTTGTTCAAAAAGAAAACTTAACTTGATCTTTCTTTTGACCGGCGTTTCCCTTGAGTTATCTCTTGGGAGTGCATTTATATTTGAAACGTAAATTTTTAGTTTGGTTGTTGCCACTCATTGCCGTTTGGTTCCAACGTTTGATTGGCCTTAGCTCTCGGTTTCGTTTTCTCACAAACGAACGATACGAAGAATTATTCAAAAACAAAAAACCATTTATCTATTCGATTTGGCATACGAACGTTTTGTACTCTCCGTATTTGCACCGGGGAAAAAATGTAGCTGTATTGATTTCGGAATCCAAAGACGGAGACTTTATCAACCAAGTGGTTCACCGTTTTGGAAACACAAGTATCCGTGGAAGTAGTTCCAAAGGTGGTTCGAAAGCCTTAAAGGCAATGATCCAACATTTAAAAAAAGGATTACCTGCTGCCTTCACACCCGATGGTCCAAGAGGCCCGGCTTTCATCGTCCAACCGGGGATCATCGCCGCTGCCCAAGTCACACAGGTTCCCATCATTCCTTTCCATTATGAATGCAGTAGGCAATGGATTTTGGAAAGAGCTTGGGACAAACATAGAGTTCCCAAACCTTTTACAACCTTTGTTGTTTCTTATGGAGAACCCATTTCTGTTCCTCGGGAACTAAACGAAGAAGAATTTGAAAGAATACGTTTGCAAGTAGAAGAAGCCATGATCAATAATCGTAATCGCGCCATTCTGGAAGCCGAACGAATTCATAAAGGAGAATCTAAATGACAGCAGTTTTTGAAGATAAGGTAGTGGTCTCCACTGCCAAAACAAAATACGAAACAAAAATTTCATCAGGAAAACACAGTTGGTTGGCTGATGAACCAGCTTCGAAAGAAGGAACGGATCTTGGGCCATCACCTCACGAGTTACTGGCTTCGTCTTTGGGTGCTTGTACATCCATTACTGTAAGGATGTATGCCGATAAAAAAGGATATCCATTGGATTCTGTTGAAGTTCATGTAACGATCGATAAACGGTCTCCAGACGATAACCAATTTACCCGAATTGTCAATCTTTCTGGAAACTTAACAGAGGAACAAAGAGAAAGGTTGCTGACTGTAGCAAATGCATGTCCGGTGCATAAACTTCTTTCGGGAAAAATTGAAATCGAAACCAAACTCGGTTGATTTAGAAACTTTAAACCCAAAGAGGAATGACGGTAGCAGACCCTCCGTCCCATTCGATTTTTGTATGGAAATGTTTTCCTTCTCGAATCCTTGGGACTTTGGCTCCGTTCACATAGAACGTTCCGCCCGTATATTCATGTGTTTCGCGTTCTCTCTTTTTACTAATCGAATGGTGCATATGACCTGAAAGAACCAAAGGAACTTTTTTTCCAATCGACTTAGCATAACTAATGGCTTCTGTGAGATCGAAGTCTCCCCAATCCCCACCTTCTTTTTTGAATTCTGCTCCATATATGGAATTTTTGGCTGCACCCAGACCAAAAGGTCCGTTATGCGAAAGAAAAAATAAATTTTTTTCTTTGGTTCCATCAATCAGACGTTTGTATTTTTCAATGGAAGCCTCCATACTTGAAACCAGATAATTTTTTTTCATGGTCGGGGCAAAACTAAGTCCTCCACCCATAGCATGAGGACGACCTACGATGAGACTTAAATCCATTTCTTGTGATAAAACTAAAGAACTATAACCCAGTAGTGAGATGGGTTTTACAAGTTCCGAAAGTTTACGCATCCTTCGATTTTGGCCAATTTGTCCCGAATGAATTAGGATTTTGGATTGGATCACTTCCCCAATGATGGAGGCAAAACTCATTCCATCCCAATTTCCTGGAATCATATACGCCCGTTTGGTGAGACCTTGGAACGAAAGTTTGCCTAGTTTCGGATTGCCACGAAGGTCTCCTGTAAAAAACAAACAGTCGTAATCCGATGCATTGAAATACTCGATATCAGTTTGGTTCCAATAACCGTGAATGTCACCTATCAATGCAAATTTCATTTCTCTACTTCCTTAAGAGTTAATCTTTGTTACGAATGCTACTGATGGAAGAACGAATGAGAGCTTCCGATTTTCCTCCAATGCGAATGAAAGCGGGCGGTTTTCCAATTGGTGCCGGAACTTGAACCTTTCTGTAACCATCATAAGTGGTTCCTGTCCAAAGATGTTGCCATCTTCCACGAGGAAGATACACGTTTTGAACAATTTCCCCACTTTCCACTATCGGAGCCACGAGAAGATCATCTCCTAAGAAAAACT encodes the following:
- the csrA gene encoding carbon storage regulator CsrA; its protein translation is MLVLARRSNQSIMIGDDIEIVIVDIKGDQVKIGVKAPKNVSVHRAEVYKEIQEENKKAAGTNIKPEDLGKLGDLFKKKT
- the fliW gene encoding flagellar assembly protein FliW; its protein translation is MSVTIHTKPFGTIQVDSKQILKFPQGLLGFEEFDEYALIEESAESPFKWLQSTKESGLAFIVIQPELFMNDYKPAVSDEELHDIGLNGWKEGLIFLIVTIPHDNPKGMTANLQGPIILNAKDGKGKQCISRDENHPIRKNIIESMEEMSSEKV
- a CDS encoding lysophospholipid acyltransferase family protein, encoding MKRKFLVWLLPLIAVWFQRLIGLSSRFRFLTNERYEELFKNKKPFIYSIWHTNVLYSPYLHRGKNVAVLISESKDGDFINQVVHRFGNTSIRGSSSKGGSKALKAMIQHLKKGLPAAFTPDGPRGPAFIVQPGIIAAAQVTQVPIIPFHYECSRQWILERAWDKHRVPKPFTTFVVSYGEPISVPRELNEEEFERIRLQVEEAMINNRNRAILEAERIHKGESK
- a CDS encoding DUF1289 domain-containing protein; this encodes MSLKSPCTKVCMMDPDSGLCAGCFRTIEEIGRWSVMTEEEREKVWSELPQRKAGNSLG
- a CDS encoding metallophosphoesterase, giving the protein MKFALIGDIHGYWNQTDIEYFNASDYDCLFFTGDLRGNPKLGKLSFQGLTKRAYMIPGNWDGMSFASIIGEVIQSKILIHSGQIGQNRRMRKLSELVKPISLLGYSSLVLSQEMDLSLIVGRPHAMGGGLSFAPTMKKNYLVSSMEASIEKYKRLIDGTKEKNLFFLSHNGPFGLGAAKNSIYGAEFKKEGGDWGDFDLTEAISYAKSIGKKVPLVLSGHMHHSISKKRERETHEYTGGTFYVNGAKVPRIREGKHFHTKIEWDGGSATVIPLWV
- the flgK gene encoding flagellar hook-associated protein FlgK yields the protein MGSTFQGIEIGKRGLSVHQQAIQTTGHNISNADNKHYARQRVVMNSMDPLYEPAFNRAEVPGQIGQGVKISEIERVRDNFIDDRIIDSSSLKEYWGKKNDYLYQVETVFNEPTGTTLRSMMDQFWSSWEDLSNYPEETAHRAVVQEKAEALGSRMEDVYRKLSLLRDQSNREIESKVNHLNTVAENIKSLNEKITKSQALGDNPNDLLDRRDELLQELAGMADITIGRSDEDELMVFIGQQILVQGQKVHKIDLVGNPNNDGLLDLKWSQTGDTVLLRKGSIQALYEIRDKILVEKINAVDALAINAMDVINEIHKDGFGLNGKTNLNFFESRVLATNTFGEIDTDGDGLNDKTAVFRVTGRTSIDADRPIGISGTMRFLKASPGGETEILVPYSKDDTLNAVIKRINRSETGVVAYMSHDNQLALKATTNPLDKKENFMIRHLEDSGELLVGLTGILTATGVAGSFDYRKIGEINKFQANAQDITLTPMYHPSSFFKMSEDVRNNPANIAAARGKDVNGSGDYNSPNGQKDGSNALLIAAALREKPVMFDYSKTTDDFYNSLISRLGTEAREAKQEYTTQNELMVELENMRQSVMGVNLDEEMANMVQFQQSYNASARMISTLNEMLDTIINRLGA
- the flgN gene encoding flagellar export chaperone FlgN, with amino-acid sequence MLDWVESLRSLFTNEIDCYKRLLELEGKKRAAIHSADGKSLESFVKESYHIMVEASELERIRMKAIEDVYEKEKFTKDESSITLTSFLNQMDRESNFKLKTFALELKKVVADLKDAIITNDKLLKTRKEFLQATVDSLQELSKEKVYTSHKQPTRRGQGQKGAIILNATA
- a CDS encoding OsmC family protein → MTAVFEDKVVVSTAKTKYETKISSGKHSWLADEPASKEGTDLGPSPHELLASSLGACTSITVRMYADKKGYPLDSVEVHVTIDKRSPDDNQFTRIVNLSGNLTEEQRERLLTVANACPVHKLLSGKIEIETKLG
- a CDS encoding flagellar hook-associated protein 3; translated protein: MRITNMMQNNSLVRNLNRHQVAMDETQTQLGTGLKIRKPSDDPGAATNQMYFRSRLNELSQYEENIGDGYQRLQQIDGVLDKMGEIFQRARVLTVQAGNGIYQGDKGFELEVAIGKEIDQHLRAIVDLANARDATGQPLFGGHVIERPPFEPIESKIKGLQGLELKNQYVGVEYRGDIGEQLREIEKGEYIPITIPGNKVFWGTNVSVTSKVDNSAYQATSDQKFKIDGVEIHISVGDTIDDVIDKINNAPLEVKASKLAQDNISISSTAPHQIWLEDVDGGTVLRDIGLIEPSASEPPNNYSKSATVTGLSVFDVLIQLRNDLIQKDQERIGGRDLGDLDLALENILRHRSTIGARMNRLEQHEDRVSYDKMYMTELLAKNEGIDFPETIMNMKWLETIHSYALNVGSKIIKPTLMDFLR